Below is a genomic region from Hyphomicrobium nitrativorans NL23.
GCCGCTCGCGGACGAGCGCGATCCGGTGCTGAAGGTGGTGCGCCGTCTCGAAGACGGATGGCAGAGCCTGGAAGCGGAGCGCTGGGCGTCGGGCGAAGCGCAGGCGGCGGCGCTCGCGGACGATATCGCCTACGTCAGCCATGATATCGACGACGGTCTGAGGGCGAACCTGCTTTCGCTTGCCGCTCTCGCAGATGTTCCGTTCGTGGGAGAGATCGTCCGCTCTTTGCCGCAAGGCGCACACTTGGATGGGAGCCGCCTCACCTACGAAGTGACGCGGCGCATGATCACGCGTTTGATCCACGATGTGGTGCAGGAGAGCCGCCGCCGGCTCGCTGCGCTCGACCCTGCGACGCCGACCGACGTCATGGCGGCGCCCCAGGTGACGGTTGCGTTTTCGGAGCGTGTGGCCGGGGATCTCGCCTCGCTTAAGGCGTTCCTCATGGAGCGGGTCTACCGGAGCCGGCGCGTCATGGGGGTCATGGAGGAGGCCGAAGCGGTGGTGGCGCGGCTGTTCGCGCGTTATCTGGCCGACGAAGGTGCGCTTCCCGGCGGCTGGCGCGCGGCCCAGGCCGGGCTCGCCGACCGGGCGCGGGCGCGTGTGATCGCGGATTTCGTGGCCGGGATGACCGACCGTTACGCCATCGCCGAACATGCCCGCCTGTTTGACGCCGCGCCGGAATTGCGTTAGCCGGGCCGATCGTTTGCCAGCAGAAAGGCGGCTGTCTTAGCCTGCTACCACCTCTAGGTAGCGGGGCTGCCGTCAGGTTCGAGGACGCTATTCCATGGACGTGTTCGCGGAAGTCGAGGCCAAGGTTCTCGACGCGCTCGCCGGGCTTCAAAAGAAGAACGTGCTGCCGCAGGGGTTGGATTTCGCCAACGTGGCGGTCGAACAGCCCCGCGATCCGGCGCACGGCGACCTCGCCTGCAATGCGGCGATGGTGCTGGCCAAGGCTGCCGGGAAGAAGCCGCGCGACATCGCTGACGCGCTTGCGGCGGAGCTTCAGGCGGATGCGGATGTCGTCTCGGCCGAGGTGGCGGGACCGGGCTTCCTCAATCTCCGGCTTCGCGCGGATTTCTGGCACGGCGTCGTGCGTGCCATTCTTTCGCGGGGCACGCGCTATGGCGCATCCGATGTGGGCAAGCGTGCGCGGACGAACGTGGAGTACGTCTCGGCCAATCCCACGGGACCGATGCACGTCGGCCATTGCCGCGGCGCCGTATTCGGCGATGCACTGGCCAACCTGCTGGCGTTCGCGGGCTACGACGTGACGCGCGAATATTATATCAACGACGCCGGCGGGCAGGTGGACGTGCTCGCGCGCTCCGTGTTCCTCCGGTATCGCGAGGCGCTGGGCGAGGCGATTGGCGAAATCCCCGAAGGGCTCTATCCCGGCGACTACCTGAAGCCTGTGGGTGAGGCGCTCGCGAAAGAACATGGCCCGTCGCTGATCAACGTTCCCGAGGAGCGGTGGCTTCCGCTCGTGCGGACGTTCGCGATCGATCGGATCATGCCGATGATCAAGAACGACCTCGCGGCGCTGAATATCAAGCACGATGTGTTCTTCTCCGAAGCCTCGCTCACGAAGGGCGAGGCGGACAAGGTTTCGGCGGCCATTGCCGATCTGCGTGCGCGCGGGCTGATCTACGAAGGGCGCCTCGAAAAGCCGAAAGGCCATGACGACGAGGAGTGGGAGGATCGCGAGCAGACGCTGTTCCGCTCCACGGAGTACGGGGACGAAGCCGACCGGGCGCTGATGAAGGCGGACGGCAGCTACACGTATTTCGCGGGCGATGTCGCATATCACTACGACAAGCTGAACCGCGGTTACCGTCACATGATCAACGTGTTCGGTGCGGACCACATCGGCTACATCCCGCGGATGCTGGCGACCGTTGCGGCGTTGACGGGCGGCACTGTCGAGCGCGATGCCAAGGGCAAGCTCAAGCATTGGCACACGACGGGGGGATCTGCCGATCTCGACATCAAGGTCGTCAACCTCGTCAAGCTCTACAAGAACGGCGAGCCGTACAAGATGTCGAAGCGGGCGGGCACGTTCGTTACGCTACGCGACGTGGTGGACGAGGTGGGTTCGGACGCCGTGCGCTTCATGATGCTCTACCGGAAGGAACTCGAACAGCTCGACTTCGACTTCGCGAAAGTCACCGAGCAGTCGAAAGACAATCCGGTGTTCTATGTTCAGTACGCGCACGCGCGGGCCGCCTCGGTGTTGCGGAATGCGCGCGAGGCGTTCTCAGGGCTCGATACGACGCCCGGGAGTGTCGCGGGTGCGGATCTCGCGCTGCTGACAGATCCCGGAGAACTCGATCTCATCCGTCGGTGCGCGCACTATCCGAGCCTGATCGCAGGCGCCGCGCGCGCCCACGAGCCTCATCGGGTGGCGTTCTATCTCTATGATTTGGCTTCCGCTTTTCATTCGCATTGGACACGTGGCAATGATTTGCCACAATTGCGCGTTATCCAGCAGGATGATCGCGCTTTGACCGCGGCCCGGTGTGCGCTCGTTGCGTCTTTGCAGCTCGTGTTATCCTCAGGCCTTGCGGTGCTCGGTGTCGGAGCACCAGAGGCGATGCGCTAGAGTCTTGATTCGAAGGCCCGACCCCGAGGCTTTCGGTTCCTGCGAAGATCGCGATCTGACCGGAGCGCGCGACCATCGCAGTGCCACCGCCGCGAAAATCGCGGATCGGTTGCCCGGTGGATCGAGGCGGGACGCCCAGGACGCTGACATCGCGTCGCTGGATCGAGCGCGCCACTGGATCGGATGTCGGGGATGTGCGACGGGGGTTCCGAGCGATGACACGGTACAACAATCCTTTGCCCCACGCCCAGGCGCCGCCCGCTCAGGGCCGGCCGGCCGGGGCCGCGCATCCGCACCAGCCTCACCTGGGCCAGCCTCATCCGGGGCATGGGCAGCCTCAGGCCCATGCCGAGCCAGAACTTTCGGGCTGGCCGCAGCCTGCTGCCGGCTTCCGGCAGCCGCCCGTGCAACCCGCTCCGCATCAGCATCGGCCCGCTCAGCAGGGCTATCCCGATCTCGGTTATGCCGAGCAGGATGCGGGTGCTGCGCAGGATCCGTTCGCGGCTCTCCGGCCAGACGGCTACGGCATGTCTCCTCAGCCGTCGCAGGCTCACGCGGCCGATCCCTACGGGCTTCAGGGCTATTCTGCGCCGCAGCCCGCGACGCAGGGATACGCGCCCCCGCGGCAGGCGCCGGCTTCGCAAGCGCCGAGTGCCCATCAGGCGCCCTCGCATCTCGCGGCCTACGATCCCTTCGCGCCTCCGGGCGAAAGTTACGCGCCGCAGGGCCAGCCGGGCGGATATTCGCCGCCGTTCGCAAACGCGACACCGCCGCAGACGAACGGCGGATACGGCGGCCTGCAAGGACAGGGGTATGCGCAGCCCTCGTCCGCCCCGCCATCGTCGTCTCCGGCGTATGCCGGCTATGCCGCCCCGGCGCAGCCGGGCGGTCCGTTCGGCCGCGCCGAGGCTCACCATCAGCCGCAGGCTTACGCGGATCAATGGGGTGCTGCGGAGCACGACGACGGCCACGCGCACGGCGGGCACAGCCTTGCGCTCGATGCCAACGATTATCAGGGCCCTGGCGCCTACGGGGATGCGGGGGCCCACGGCGAACACGCGCATTGGGGGACGGAGGCTTACGCCGACCCGCAGGGCGAGTTGGCTCAGGGGCACTATCAGGGCCAGCACGGCACGTTCGATCAGAGCTATGCCGACGACGACGCTATGTACGAGGACGAGCCCCGTGGCCGGGGTGCCGGCTGGAAGAAAGCCGCGACGCTGGTCGCATGCACGGTCTTGCTCGGCGGCGGGCTGGTTTACGGCGTTTCGGGGCTCTTCGGGCCGGGTGGTGGCGAACCGACGCCGCTGGTGCGGGGTGCCGAAGGCCCCTCGAAGGTCAAGCCGTCGGAGCCGGGCGGCAAGCGGTTCGACCATGCGGACAGCAAGATCATGGGCCGTCTGGGCGAGGGGGCCGCGACTGCCGATCCTTCCGGCGTGCGCAAGGTGCCCGTCGTTTCCGTGGGGCGCGACGGACAAATCCAGCCGCCGTCCAGCGAGAGGGAGACGCAGGCCATCGTCGCGGTTCCGGGCTTACGGTGAATTGACGGTCTCGGTCGGGCCTCCCGGACCGGGCGGCGCGTCGCCGTCCGCAGGGCAGACGCAGCCGGGCGGGCCGCCGTCGCCGGATCGGCGCGCGGCTGCGGCAGCGCCGCCGCAGGTGGAAATGGTGACGGGTTCGAACAGCAAGGCGGGGGTTGGCGAGCAGCGTCCGGCCGCGCAGCAGAACGCGGCGCCCGCGAAGGCTCCAGCCGCTCCCAAGGCCGACACGCCGAAGAAGGTGGCTGCGGCCGATCCGTCGCCCGCTCCGAGCGCGCCGCGCTCGACGGGAGCTGGCTATGTCGCGGTGCTGGCTTCGGTGCCGGCGTCTGCGAGCAGCCGCATCGACGCGCTGACGCAGTTTGCGGACATGCAGCAGAAGTACGGGTCTATCCTCAGCAGCAAGACGCCGGATATCCAGGAAGCCAATCTGGGCGCCAAGGGCACCTATCATCGTCTGCTGGTGGGGCCGCCCGGATCGCGGGATTCGGCGAACTCGGTCTGCAATCAGCTCAAGGCCCAAGGCTACAATGGCTGCTGGATCACGGCTTATTGAGTTTTTCTGACACAAGCTGAGGGAAGCTTCGAACACGGCGCGTCGTGCTTTGTGGATGGCCGCGGCAGTCCGTGCGGAGCTTGGCTTCGCCAAGACGCTCCGGGCGCTTCGCGCCCGATCGTGAGGAGCTATCGTTCCTACCATCAGATCAGTAAATGTAGGTGTTCGGGCACGCGGGCGACGCGTAGGCTCTCCATGCGAAGATCGTAATCCGGAACCTAGCTATGACGTCAGCCTTCATCACCGGACTTGCGGGCGCGACGCTGACGCCCGACGAGGCAAGTTTCATTAAGGCGGCGGCTCCGGCCGGGATTATTCTGTTTGCGCGAAACTGCGTCGAGCCCGAGCAGATCCGCAGGCTTGTGGGCGACGCGCGGGAAGCCTCCGGTCATGGCGACGATTTTCTTGTGCTGATCGATCAGGAGGGCGGGCGCGTGCAGCGCCTGCGTCCCCCGCTCGGGCGTGCGCTTCCGCCCGCGTATGCCTATGCCTGCCTCTATTGCAACGACGAGGACGGAGCGCTGGACGCTGCATTTCTCTCCGCGCGTCTTCTCGCGGACGACCTCAAGGCGCTCGGCATCAACACCAATTGCGCGCCCGTACTCGACGTTCCGGTGCCGGGCGCACACGACATTATCGGCGACCGTGCGTACGGGCAGATGCCCGATCAGGTCGCCCGTCTCGGGCGCGCGGTTGCGGAAGGGTTCATGGCGGGCGGCGTGCTGCCGGTCATCAAGCACATTCCCGGTCACGGCCGCGCGACGGCCGACAGCCATCTCGCGCTTCCCGTCGTGGACGCGCCGCGCGAGGTGCTCGACGCGACCGACTTCGCGCCGTTCAAGGCCTTGGCCGACATGCCGGCGGCGATGACGGCGCATGTCGTGTTCACGGCCGTCGACGGGGGTGCGCCGGCCAGCACCTCGCGCCGGGTGACCGAAGAGGTGATCCGCGGTGCCATCGGTTTCGACGGGCTCTTGATGAGCGACGATCTGAGTATGAAGGCGCTGACGGGCCCTCTCGGCGCGCGGGCGGAAGCCGTGCTGGCTGCGGGGTCGGATCTGGCGCTCCATTGCAGCGGGGATTTTGCCGAGATGGAGGCCGTGGCTGCGGCGGTTCCCGCGCTTTCGGGCGATGCGCTGCGGCGGTTCCGGGCCGCGCTCGAAATTTTTGCCCGTTCAGAACCTTACGATTCGGGGCGAGCACAAACGGGGCTTGCGCGAGCCTTGGGAACTACAGGACGGGCTCCTGAATCAGTGTAAGGTCCGGCCAGGTTTTTAGCGGCGCGCGTTTTCGGCTGCGCGGACGGGCCTTGCGGGGCCTCTGCTGAACCATGATGTCAGGACCCCATGATTATCGAGAGCACGATGATCGAAGACGCTGGAGAGATGGACGAGGCGCCGGGATGGGAAAGCCCCGACGGCGAGCTTCAGCCCGCCGCGTCGGAGGCGCTTATCGTGGATGTCGCGGGTTTCGAGGGTCCGCTCGACCTGCTGCTTGCGCTCGCCCGCACACACAAGATCGACATCTCGCAGATCTCGATCATGGCGCTCGTCGATCAATATCTCGTCTATATCGCGGAAGCCCAACGGCTCAAGCTAGAGATCGCGGCCGACTATCTCGTGATGGCGGCATGGCTGACGTTCTTGAAGTCGCGGATGATCCTGCCGCGCGAGCCGACCGACGACGAAACGCCGTCCGCCGAGGAGATGGCGCAACGCCTAGCATTCCGGCTCATGCGGCTCGAAGCCATGCGCCGCGCCATCGCGGACCTCATGACGAAGAAGCGGCTCGGGCAGGACGTGTTCCAGCGCGGGATGCCGGAAGAACGCTCGAAGGTCACGGATGTCCGGTGGACGGCCGAGATCTACGATCTTCTCAAAGCCTATTCGGAGCTTCGGCGGCGCACCGCCAAGGTCGTGCATGTGGTGAAAGCGCGCCGCGTGTGGTCGATCGAGAAGGCGCGGCGACAGCTCGAAACGCTCGTCGGCGAAACGGTCAGCGCCGGAGACTGGGTCCAGCTCGAAATGTGCCTCAGGACCTATCTTACGCCGCAGACGGTGGCCGAAGACGAGGACAAGACGGCGCTTGCAAGTTCGTTCGGTGCCACGCTCGAAATGGCGCGCGAAGGCTTGATCGAACTTCGCCAGGATGCTCCGTTCGAGGCGATTTACATGCGCAAATGCGAAGCAGGCGCTGCGTGGGAGCGGCTGGACCGACGGCATGGCGGTGTGGCGCCGTAGCCGTTTCGATGGCGCAACGGGAAAGGTAAGGCTGCATGGCTCCGCCGAGGCTGAGACTGGTGACGAGCGAAGGGACCCTGAATGCGCCCGAGGCGCAGGAAGCGATCGAGCTTGCGCGTGCGCTGGGCGAAGAGCTGGAGGGGGATGAGAGCGGGTCGTCTTCGGCATCCGTCGAGGGCGAGGTTCACATCGAAGATGTGCGGATCGTCGAGGCGCTGCTGTTTGCGTCTCCGGTGCCGCTCGACGACACTTGGCTCGCCGGACATCTGCGCCATGGCAGC
It encodes:
- a CDS encoding deoxyguanosinetriphosphate triphosphohydrolase codes for the protein MTDTADFGASLAPGQRRPARYAASAVPSRGRRFPEPDCPSRSPFQRDRDRILHSTAFRRLIHKTQVFVFHEGDHYRTRLTHSLEVAQIARTISRQLRLDEDLAEALALAHDLGHPPFGHAGERALDRIMAAFGGFDHNAQSLRVVTALERKYLDFDGLNLTWETLEGLAKHNGPLADERDPVLKVVRRLEDGWQSLEAERWASGEAQAAALADDIAYVSHDIDDGLRANLLSLAALADVPFVGEIVRSLPQGAHLDGSRLTYEVTRRMITRLIHDVVQESRRRLAALDPATPTDVMAAPQVTVAFSERVAGDLASLKAFLMERVYRSRRVMGVMEEAEAVVARLFARYLADEGALPGGWRAAQAGLADRARARVIADFVAGMTDRYAIAEHARLFDAAPELR
- a CDS encoding segregation and condensation protein A, whose protein sequence is MIEDAGEMDEAPGWESPDGELQPAASEALIVDVAGFEGPLDLLLALARTHKIDISQISIMALVDQYLVYIAEAQRLKLEIAADYLVMAAWLTFLKSRMILPREPTDDETPSAEEMAQRLAFRLMRLEAMRRAIADLMTKKRLGQDVFQRGMPEERSKVTDVRWTAEIYDLLKAYSELRRRTAKVVHVVKARRVWSIEKARRQLETLVGETVSAGDWVQLEMCLRTYLTPQTVAEDEDKTALASSFGATLEMAREGLIELRQDAPFEAIYMRKCEAGAAWERLDRRHGGVAP
- the argS gene encoding arginine--tRNA ligase, which produces MDVFAEVEAKVLDALAGLQKKNVLPQGLDFANVAVEQPRDPAHGDLACNAAMVLAKAAGKKPRDIADALAAELQADADVVSAEVAGPGFLNLRLRADFWHGVVRAILSRGTRYGASDVGKRARTNVEYVSANPTGPMHVGHCRGAVFGDALANLLAFAGYDVTREYYINDAGGQVDVLARSVFLRYREALGEAIGEIPEGLYPGDYLKPVGEALAKEHGPSLINVPEERWLPLVRTFAIDRIMPMIKNDLAALNIKHDVFFSEASLTKGEADKVSAAIADLRARGLIYEGRLEKPKGHDDEEWEDREQTLFRSTEYGDEADRALMKADGSYTYFAGDVAYHYDKLNRGYRHMINVFGADHIGYIPRMLATVAALTGGTVERDAKGKLKHWHTTGGSADLDIKVVNLVKLYKNGEPYKMSKRAGTFVTLRDVVDEVGSDAVRFMMLYRKELEQLDFDFAKVTEQSKDNPVFYVQYAHARAASVLRNAREAFSGLDTTPGSVAGADLALLTDPGELDLIRRCAHYPSLIAGAARAHEPHRVAFYLYDLASAFHSHWTRGNDLPQLRVIQQDDRALTAARCALVASLQLVLSSGLAVLGVGAPEAMR
- the nagZ gene encoding beta-N-acetylhexosaminidase, which gives rise to MTSAFITGLAGATLTPDEASFIKAAAPAGIILFARNCVEPEQIRRLVGDAREASGHGDDFLVLIDQEGGRVQRLRPPLGRALPPAYAYACLYCNDEDGALDAAFLSARLLADDLKALGINTNCAPVLDVPVPGAHDIIGDRAYGQMPDQVARLGRAVAEGFMAGGVLPVIKHIPGHGRATADSHLALPVVDAPREVLDATDFAPFKALADMPAAMTAHVVFTAVDGGAPASTSRRVTEEVIRGAIGFDGLLMSDDLSMKALTGPLGARAEAVLAAGSDLALHCSGDFAEMEAVAAAVPALSGDALRRFRAALEIFARSEPYDSGRAQTGLARALGTTGRAPESV
- a CDS encoding SPOR domain-containing protein; this translates as MTVSVGPPGPGGASPSAGQTQPGGPPSPDRRAAAAAPPQVEMVTGSNSKAGVGEQRPAAQQNAAPAKAPAAPKADTPKKVAAADPSPAPSAPRSTGAGYVAVLASVPASASSRIDALTQFADMQQKYGSILSSKTPDIQEANLGAKGTYHRLLVGPPGSRDSANSVCNQLKAQGYNGCWITAY